The Microbacterium foliorum genome has a window encoding:
- a CDS encoding GNAT family N-acetyltransferase: MTDIDSRSVPADPTSTERLAAESLSYRVVDTADEAVSERFQRATSRGFLGAEPSTEVLAFGRTTFESRRNIGVYDESVPEGQPVATIDSWTTPVTVPGGSRLPMWAISGVTVSATHRRRGIARALLEGELRAAASAGVPIAGLTVSEATIYGRYGFGSALPMSRFTVDTRRAGWGGGDIAGRIEYIDRETLAAELGRVHDRARSARPGQIPGWDSRWTGIAGLSPSDTDRDKVRGVRYLDGAGDLRGAMAFTLEERSGSFRFALGIRLLVAETPEATAALWRFALQHDLVDEVTADLRPLDDALPWLVRDPRGVVQTVHDHGWLRILDLPTTLAARTYSAPVDLVLRVTDPLGFAEGDWRLRVDGSGAAEVEAAGDGTRAVDATLDVATLSILFAGGVRASSLHGGGRIDADADTVEALDRAFVAFPAPALDIWY; encoded by the coding sequence ATGACCGACATCGACTCGCGATCCGTCCCCGCCGATCCCACGTCCACGGAGCGCCTCGCCGCCGAGTCACTGAGCTATCGCGTCGTCGACACCGCCGACGAGGCGGTATCGGAGAGATTCCAGCGTGCGACCTCGCGGGGCTTCCTCGGCGCGGAGCCCTCGACCGAGGTGCTGGCCTTCGGGCGCACCACTTTCGAATCGCGACGCAACATCGGCGTCTATGACGAGAGCGTGCCCGAGGGGCAGCCGGTGGCCACCATCGACTCGTGGACGACCCCCGTCACCGTTCCCGGCGGCTCCCGACTGCCGATGTGGGCGATCAGCGGCGTGACCGTCTCGGCGACGCACCGGCGTCGAGGCATCGCCAGAGCGCTGCTGGAGGGCGAGCTGCGGGCCGCCGCCTCGGCGGGCGTGCCGATCGCCGGCCTCACCGTGTCGGAGGCGACGATCTACGGCCGGTACGGATTCGGCTCGGCGCTGCCCATGTCGCGCTTCACGGTCGACACCCGCCGCGCCGGATGGGGCGGCGGTGACATCGCCGGGCGCATCGAGTACATCGACAGGGAGACGCTGGCCGCCGAGCTCGGCCGAGTCCACGACCGCGCGCGCTCGGCCCGACCCGGCCAGATCCCCGGGTGGGACTCGCGCTGGACCGGCATCGCCGGGCTGTCGCCGAGTGACACCGACCGCGACAAGGTGCGCGGCGTCCGATACCTCGACGGCGCCGGCGACCTGCGCGGAGCGATGGCCTTCACCCTCGAGGAGCGGAGCGGATCGTTCCGCTTCGCGCTCGGCATCCGTCTGCTCGTGGCCGAGACGCCCGAAGCCACGGCTGCGCTCTGGCGGTTCGCCCTGCAGCACGACCTCGTCGACGAGGTCACGGCCGACCTGCGCCCGCTCGACGATGCGCTGCCCTGGCTCGTGCGCGACCCGCGCGGCGTCGTGCAGACGGTCCACGATCACGGTTGGCTGCGCATCCTCGATCTCCCGACGACGCTCGCCGCTCGCACCTACTCCGCACCCGTAGACCTCGTGCTCCGCGTCACCGACCCGCTCGGCTTCGCCGAGGGCGACTGGCGACTGCGGGTGGACGGCTCCGGCGCGGCCGAGGTCGAGGCGGCGGGCGACGGGACGAGGGCGGTGGATGCGACGCTCGACGTCGCCACGCTGTCGATCCTCTTCGCCGGGGGAGTGAGAGCCTCCTCGCTGCACGGCGGAGGCCGGATCGATGCCGACGCCGACACCGTCGAGGCGCTGGACCGTGCGTTCGTCGCGTTCCCCGCCCCGGCGCTCGACATCTGGTACTGA
- a CDS encoding multifunctional oxoglutarate decarboxylase/oxoglutarate dehydrogenase thiamine pyrophosphate-binding subunit/dihydrolipoyllysine-residue succinyltransferase subunit, whose protein sequence is MSNQVTGVGGDGGFGANSWLVEELYEQFKVNRDSVDKEWWPILEKYQSEAASGSTAPAAPTEQTAHPVTAPIPVIGTQPVARTTTKPAAAAPIPAQAPKPAPKAETAESAAAAEEDKVTPLRGLPKTLAANMDESLTVPTATSVRTIPAKLMIDNRIVINNHMARTRGGKISFTHLIGWALIRTLDEFRSQNVFYAEIDGKPSVVAPAHVNLGIAIDLPKPDGTRALMVPSIKRADTLSFSEYLVAYEDLVTRARNNKLTAADFQGTTVSLTNPGGIGTVHSVPRLMKGQGCIIGAGALEYPAEFQGASGRTLNELAIGKTITLTSTYDHRVIQGAGSGEFLKKVHELLIGQRGFYDDIFAALRIPYAPIRWNPDIAVDLAERVDKQSRVQELINSFRVRGHLMADIDPLEYVQRSHPDLEIESHGLTFWDLDREFVTGGFGGRRVAKLRDILGVLRDSYCRTLGIEYMHIQDPEQRRWFQEKVEVKYQKPGHDEQLRVLRKLNEAEAFETFLQTKFVGQKRFSLEGGESLVPLLDEILQGAATAGLEGAAIGMAHRGRLNVLTNIAGKTYGHVFQEFEGTQTTGNRRGSGDVKYHLGTEGTFVADDGSELPVYLAANPSHLETVDGVLEGIVRAKQDRKPIGTFAWLPILVHGDAAFAGQGVVVETLQMSQLRGYRTGGTIHVVVNNQVGFTTLPDDSRTSVYATDVAKTIQAPVLHVNGDDPEAVIHVAQLAFEYRERFHRDVVIDLVCYRRRGHNEGDDPSMTQPLMTDLIQAKRSVRKLYTESLVGRGDITEEEYDEAKADFQNRLEIAFAETHAAETGTNPVVQDLPPAEEQVGAPEITGVSSEVIQLIGDAFVNKPEGFTVHPKLQQQLEKRLDMSRNGNIDWGFGELLAFGSLLVEGTPVRLAGQDSRRGTFVQRHATLHDRANGQEWLPLSNLSDSQGRFFVYDSLLSEYAALGFEYGYSVEARESLVLWEAQFGDFVNGAQSVIDEYISSAEQKWGQQSSVTLLLPHGYEGQGPDHSSARIERFLQMCAQDNMIVARPSTPASYFHLLRRQAYARPRKPLIVFTPKAMLRLRGATSPVEAFTQGRFEPVIDDARELDRNAVTRVLVHSGKVHWDLKSELEKNPNPQVALVRLEQLYPTPIEGLKAITDSYPNAELVWVQEEPENQGAWPFLALAFAAVPGDRRFRPVCRPASASPATGSSKVHAAEQATLLREALTVS, encoded by the coding sequence GTGTCGAACCAGGTGACCGGCGTCGGGGGCGACGGGGGGTTCGGAGCCAATTCGTGGCTCGTCGAAGAGCTCTACGAACAGTTCAAGGTGAACCGCGACTCCGTCGACAAGGAGTGGTGGCCGATCCTCGAGAAGTACCAGTCGGAGGCGGCCTCCGGCTCCACCGCGCCCGCCGCACCGACTGAGCAGACCGCGCACCCGGTGACCGCGCCCATCCCCGTCATCGGCACGCAGCCGGTCGCGCGGACGACCACGAAGCCCGCGGCCGCCGCCCCGATCCCCGCGCAGGCGCCGAAGCCCGCGCCCAAGGCCGAGACCGCCGAGTCGGCTGCCGCCGCTGAAGAGGACAAGGTCACGCCGCTCCGCGGTCTGCCCAAGACCCTCGCGGCGAACATGGACGAGTCGCTGACCGTTCCCACCGCGACGAGTGTGCGCACGATCCCGGCGAAGCTGATGATCGACAACCGCATCGTCATCAACAACCACATGGCCCGCACGCGCGGCGGCAAGATCAGCTTCACCCACCTCATCGGCTGGGCGCTCATCCGCACCCTCGACGAGTTCCGCAGCCAGAACGTGTTCTACGCCGAGATCGACGGCAAGCCCTCCGTCGTCGCCCCGGCGCACGTCAACCTCGGCATCGCGATCGACCTCCCCAAGCCCGACGGCACGCGTGCGCTCATGGTCCCGAGCATCAAGCGCGCGGACACCCTCTCGTTCAGCGAGTACCTGGTCGCTTACGAGGATCTCGTCACCCGCGCTCGCAACAACAAGCTCACCGCTGCGGACTTCCAGGGCACCACGGTGTCGCTGACGAACCCCGGCGGAATCGGAACCGTGCACTCCGTGCCGCGCCTCATGAAGGGGCAGGGATGCATCATCGGAGCGGGCGCGCTGGAGTACCCCGCGGAGTTCCAGGGAGCGAGCGGACGGACGCTCAACGAGCTCGCGATCGGCAAGACGATCACGCTCACCAGCACCTACGACCACCGCGTCATCCAGGGTGCAGGCTCCGGCGAGTTCCTCAAGAAGGTGCACGAGCTGCTGATCGGTCAGCGCGGCTTCTACGACGACATCTTCGCGGCGCTCCGCATCCCCTACGCCCCGATCCGCTGGAACCCCGACATCGCGGTCGACCTCGCCGAGCGCGTCGACAAGCAGTCCCGCGTGCAGGAGCTGATCAACTCCTTCCGCGTCCGCGGTCACCTGATGGCCGACATCGATCCGCTCGAGTACGTGCAGCGTTCGCACCCCGACCTCGAGATCGAGAGCCACGGGCTCACCTTCTGGGATCTCGACCGCGAGTTCGTCACCGGCGGATTCGGCGGCCGCCGCGTCGCGAAGCTCCGCGACATCCTCGGCGTGCTCCGTGACTCGTACTGCCGCACGCTCGGCATCGAGTACATGCACATCCAGGATCCGGAGCAGCGCCGCTGGTTCCAGGAGAAAGTCGAGGTCAAGTACCAGAAGCCCGGCCACGACGAGCAGCTGCGCGTGCTGCGCAAGCTCAACGAGGCAGAGGCGTTCGAGACGTTCCTGCAGACGAAGTTCGTCGGCCAGAAGCGCTTCTCGCTCGAGGGCGGCGAGTCGCTCGTGCCGCTGCTCGACGAGATCCTGCAGGGCGCTGCGACCGCAGGGCTCGAGGGTGCGGCGATCGGCATGGCCCACCGCGGCCGTCTGAACGTGCTCACCAACATCGCCGGCAAGACCTACGGTCATGTCTTCCAGGAGTTCGAGGGCACCCAGACCACCGGGAACCGACGCGGCTCCGGCGACGTGAAGTACCACCTCGGCACCGAGGGGACCTTCGTCGCCGACGACGGGTCCGAGCTGCCGGTGTACCTCGCGGCGAACCCCTCGCACCTCGAGACCGTCGACGGCGTGCTCGAGGGCATCGTCCGCGCCAAGCAGGACCGCAAGCCGATCGGCACGTTCGCCTGGCTGCCCATCCTCGTGCACGGCGACGCCGCGTTCGCAGGACAGGGCGTGGTCGTCGAGACCCTGCAGATGTCGCAGCTGCGCGGCTACCGGACGGGTGGCACCATCCACGTCGTCGTCAACAACCAGGTCGGCTTCACGACCCTGCCCGACGACTCGCGCACCTCGGTGTACGCGACCGACGTCGCCAAGACGATCCAGGCGCCGGTGCTCCATGTGAACGGCGACGACCCCGAAGCCGTCATCCACGTCGCGCAGCTCGCGTTCGAGTACCGCGAGCGGTTCCACCGCGACGTGGTGATCGACCTCGTATGCTACCGCCGCCGCGGTCACAACGAGGGCGACGACCCGTCGATGACGCAGCCCCTGATGACCGACCTGATCCAGGCGAAGCGCTCGGTGCGCAAGCTCTACACGGAGTCGCTCGTCGGACGAGGCGACATCACCGAAGAGGAATACGACGAGGCCAAGGCCGACTTCCAGAACCGTCTGGAGATCGCCTTCGCCGAGACGCATGCCGCGGAGACCGGCACCAACCCGGTCGTCCAGGATCTTCCTCCCGCCGAGGAGCAGGTCGGCGCACCTGAGATCACGGGCGTCTCGAGCGAAGTCATCCAGCTCATCGGAGACGCGTTCGTGAACAAGCCCGAGGGCTTCACGGTGCACCCCAAGCTGCAGCAGCAGCTCGAGAAGCGTCTGGACATGAGCCGCAACGGCAACATCGACTGGGGCTTCGGCGAACTTCTCGCCTTCGGCTCGCTGCTGGTCGAGGGGACCCCGGTCCGGCTCGCCGGTCAGGATTCGCGACGCGGCACCTTCGTGCAGCGTCACGCGACCCTGCACGACCGCGCGAACGGGCAGGAATGGCTCCCGCTGTCGAACCTGTCCGACTCGCAGGGCCGTTTCTTCGTCTACGACTCGCTGCTGAGCGAGTACGCCGCCCTCGGCTTCGAGTACGGCTACTCCGTCGAGGCCCGCGAATCCCTGGTGCTGTGGGAGGCGCAGTTCGGCGACTTCGTCAACGGCGCCCAGTCGGTCATCGACGAGTACATCTCGTCGGCCGAACAGAAGTGGGGACAGCAGTCGAGCGTGACCCTGCTGCTTCCGCACGGCTACGAGGGCCAGGGACCCGACCACTCGTCGGCCCGGATCGAGCGTTTCCTGCAGATGTGCGCGCAGGACAACATGATCGTCGCCCGCCCGTCGACGCCCGCGTCGTACTTCCACCTGCTGCGCCGTCAGGCCTACGCACGTCCGCGCAAGCCGCTGATCGTGTTCACGCCCAAGGCGATGCTCCGTCTGCGCGGCGCGACCAGCCCGGTCGAGGCGTTCACGCAGGGTCGCTTCGAGCCCGTGATCGACGACGCCCGCGAGCTCGACCGCAATGCGGTCACCCGCGTGCTCGTGCACTCGGGCAAGGTGCACTGGGATCTGAAGTCCGAGCTCGAGAAGAACCCGAACCCCCAGGTCGCCCTGGTCCGGCTCGAGCAGCTGTACCCGACGCCCATCGAGGGTCTCAAGGCGATCACCGACTCCTACCCCAACGCAGAGCTCGTGTGGGTTCAGGAGGAGCCCGAGAACCAGGGAGCCTGGCCCTTCCTCGCTCTCGCGTTCGCGGCGGTCCCCGGCGACCGCCGGTTCCGCCCGGTGTGCCGACCGGCATCCGCGTCTCCCGCGACGGGCTCGTCTAAGGTGCACGCCGCCGAGCAGGCCACGCTCCTGCGCGAGGCGCTGACCGTGAGCTGA
- a CDS encoding GuaB1 family IMP dehydrogenase-related protein, which yields MEFSGESPAVDLTYSDVFLVPRRSAVTSRLQVDLAPQDGTPATLPLVASNMNSVTGPRLAAVLARRGGLGVLPQDMPLQDLDAAIRDVKAQPVLWDTPIVLPPEASVADALRLMPATAGHGIVVASGGAPHHVERILGVLPASRLATALPDAQLGDLVHGGTPSLDAEDIGSERHAFDVITEAGADIVTIVRHGHLVGTLSARSALRSTLYRPALDADGRLAVAAAVGINGDVASKARALAAAGVDVLVVDTAHGHQEGMLGALRAVADLGLGIPLVAGNIVTADGVHDLVAAGASILKVGVGPGAMCTTRMMTAVGRPQFSAVLETAEAARELGAHVWADGGVRYPRDVALALAAGAASVMVGSWFAGTIEAPGELQTDADGRIYKESWGMASTKAVQARFGRLDAYERARKELFAEGISSSKIYLDPLRPGLEDLLDMITSGVRSSFTYAGASSVPEFHHRALVGLQSAAGYEEGKALPVSW from the coding sequence ATGGAATTCTCCGGCGAGTCGCCCGCAGTCGATCTGACCTATTCCGATGTGTTCCTGGTGCCGCGCCGATCCGCGGTCACCAGCCGCCTGCAGGTCGATCTCGCCCCCCAGGACGGCACACCCGCGACCCTGCCGCTCGTCGCCTCGAACATGAACTCCGTGACGGGACCGCGACTCGCCGCCGTGCTCGCCAGGCGCGGAGGCCTGGGAGTTCTGCCGCAGGACATGCCGCTGCAAGATCTCGATGCCGCGATCCGCGACGTCAAGGCGCAGCCCGTGCTGTGGGACACCCCGATCGTCCTCCCGCCCGAGGCGTCGGTGGCCGACGCTCTGCGGCTGATGCCGGCCACCGCCGGCCACGGCATCGTCGTCGCGTCGGGCGGGGCACCGCACCACGTCGAGCGGATCCTCGGCGTCCTTCCGGCCTCGCGCCTCGCGACGGCTCTGCCCGATGCGCAGCTGGGCGACCTCGTGCACGGAGGCACGCCCTCCCTCGACGCCGAGGACATCGGATCGGAGCGTCACGCGTTCGACGTGATCACCGAGGCGGGGGCCGACATCGTCACGATCGTCCGGCACGGGCACCTGGTCGGCACGCTCAGCGCGCGCAGCGCCCTGCGCTCGACCCTGTACCGGCCCGCGCTCGATGCGGACGGGCGTCTGGCGGTGGCGGCTGCCGTCGGGATCAACGGCGACGTCGCCTCGAAGGCGAGAGCGCTGGCGGCGGCCGGCGTCGACGTGCTGGTGGTCGACACCGCTCACGGTCACCAGGAGGGGATGCTCGGCGCCCTGCGCGCCGTCGCCGACCTCGGCCTCGGCATCCCGCTCGTCGCCGGCAACATCGTGACTGCGGACGGGGTGCATGACCTGGTCGCGGCCGGTGCGTCGATCCTCAAGGTCGGCGTCGGACCCGGGGCGATGTGCACCACGAGGATGATGACCGCCGTCGGTCGCCCGCAGTTCTCCGCCGTTCTCGAGACGGCCGAGGCGGCGCGGGAGCTCGGTGCGCACGTGTGGGCGGACGGGGGAGTGCGCTACCCGCGCGACGTCGCGCTCGCGCTCGCCGCCGGCGCGGCATCCGTCATGGTCGGGTCCTGGTTCGCGGGCACGATCGAGGCCCCGGGCGAGCTGCAGACCGATGCGGACGGGCGCATCTACAAGGAATCCTGGGGGATGGCGTCGACGAAGGCCGTGCAGGCGCGGTTCGGACGCCTCGACGCGTACGAGCGCGCACGCAAGGAGCTCTTCGCGGAGGGGATCTCCTCGTCGAAGATCTACCTGGACCCGCTCCGCCCCGGCCTCGAGGATCTGCTCGACATGATCACCTCGGGCGTGCGGTCGTCGTTCACCTACGCCGGGGCCTCGTCGGTGCCGGAATTCCATCACCGCGCCCTCGTCGGGCTGCAATCCGCCGCCGGGTACGAAGAGGGCAAGGCGCTGCCGGTCAGCTGGTGA
- a CDS encoding hemolysin family protein gives MDYILLGVGLLLTVGTGLFVASEFALVNLDRADLEARQARGESRVSLTISALRHTSTHLSSAQLGITLTTLLTGYTMEPALSNLLRPTLVAWNIPEAAVAPIATVVAMLVATVLSMILGELVPKNFALALPLATAKLVMPFQVAFTTVFKPAVVVLNGSANGVLRSIGIEPKEELSGARSAEELSSLVRRSASAGLLEADTASLLDRTLTFSRLTAADVMTARPSMHALAAGDSADDVIQLARRTGHSRFPVYDDDLDDITGVVHLKAAISVPRERRAEVPVGALSTDPLRVPETVHVDALISELRARGYQLAVVVDEYGGTAGLVTLEDLVEELVGEVSDEHDRTRAGVVRGRDGITFPGELRPDELRRRAGVEVPEGDVYDTVAGYVMSVLERVPVVGDEVDLESGTLKVVRMDGRRVDRIRYAPHPDLTAEVVAR, from the coding sequence ATGGACTACATCCTGCTGGGCGTGGGGCTGCTGCTCACCGTCGGCACAGGACTCTTCGTCGCGAGCGAGTTCGCTCTGGTCAATCTCGACCGTGCCGATCTCGAGGCGCGTCAGGCACGGGGCGAATCCCGAGTCTCGCTCACCATCAGCGCGCTGCGGCACACGTCGACCCATCTCTCGTCGGCCCAGCTCGGCATCACCCTGACGACGCTGCTCACCGGATACACGATGGAGCCGGCGCTGTCGAACCTGCTGCGACCGACCCTCGTGGCCTGGAACATCCCCGAGGCGGCCGTCGCACCCATCGCGACCGTCGTGGCGATGCTCGTCGCGACGGTGCTCTCGATGATCCTCGGCGAGCTCGTGCCCAAGAACTTCGCCCTCGCGCTGCCGCTGGCGACCGCGAAACTCGTCATGCCGTTCCAGGTCGCCTTCACGACCGTGTTCAAGCCTGCCGTCGTCGTGCTCAACGGCAGCGCCAACGGCGTGCTCCGCAGCATCGGCATCGAACCCAAGGAGGAGCTCTCCGGCGCCCGCAGCGCCGAGGAGCTGTCGTCGCTCGTGCGCCGCTCGGCCAGTGCCGGCCTGCTGGAGGCCGACACGGCGAGCCTGCTGGACCGGACGCTGACGTTCTCCCGACTGACCGCCGCCGACGTGATGACGGCACGACCGAGCATGCACGCGCTCGCCGCGGGCGACTCCGCCGACGACGTCATCCAGCTCGCGCGACGCACCGGGCACAGCCGCTTTCCCGTGTACGACGACGACCTCGACGACATCACCGGCGTGGTGCATCTGAAGGCGGCGATCTCCGTTCCGCGTGAGCGCCGCGCCGAGGTGCCGGTGGGGGCGCTCTCCACCGACCCGCTGCGCGTGCCGGAGACCGTGCACGTCGATGCGCTGATCTCGGAGCTCCGCGCCCGCGGCTACCAGCTCGCCGTCGTCGTCGACGAGTACGGCGGGACCGCCGGGCTCGTCACCCTGGAGGATCTGGTCGAGGAGCTGGTGGGCGAGGTGTCCGACGAGCATGATCGCACCAGGGCAGGTGTCGTGCGCGGGCGCGACGGGATCACGTTCCCGGGGGAGCTGCGGCCCGACGAGCTGCGCCGCCGAGCCGGCGTGGAGGTTCCCGAGGGAGACGTCTACGACACGGTCGCCGGATACGTCATGAGCGTGCTCGAGCGCGTTCCCGTCGTGGGTGACGAGGTCGACCTGGAGAGCGGGACGCTGAAAGTGGTCCGCATGGACGGACGCCGTGTCGACCGCATCCGCTACGCGCCGCATCCCGATCTGACGGCGGAGGTGGTGGCCCGATGA
- a CDS encoding hemolysin family protein yields the protein MNDWGGLAWLVVLLVANAFFVGAEFAVISARRSQIEPKADRGSRAAKTALYAMEHATLMLATSQLGITICSLLILNVSEPAIHHLLAVPLHEIGWSDAVVDAVSFTIALLIVSFLHVVFGEMVPKNLAFSVPERAVLILAPPLVLVSKIFMPVIWVLNAAANGVLRLFRVEPKNEAASTFTLDEVATIVDQSRREGVLTDTAGTVAAAVEFTDKKARDVAVPLSDLVTLPLTTTPDDIEKAVARYGFSRYVIVDDEGVPVGYVHLKDILRAADGPDADAKLVEPLPSKRINHMVPVQEDTDLEDALAVMRRAGRHLAKVRDAQGRTTAVLFLEDILEELVGEVQDATRRIRGH from the coding sequence ATGAACGACTGGGGAGGACTGGCCTGGCTGGTCGTGCTGCTCGTGGCCAACGCGTTCTTCGTCGGCGCCGAGTTCGCGGTGATCTCCGCGCGTCGCTCGCAGATCGAGCCGAAGGCCGATCGCGGATCGCGCGCCGCGAAGACCGCGCTCTACGCGATGGAGCACGCGACGCTCATGCTCGCGACCTCGCAGCTCGGCATCACGATCTGCTCGCTGCTGATCCTGAACGTGTCCGAGCCCGCCATCCATCATCTGCTCGCCGTGCCGCTGCACGAGATCGGCTGGTCGGATGCGGTCGTCGACGCCGTGTCGTTCACGATCGCCCTGCTGATCGTCTCGTTCCTGCACGTCGTGTTCGGCGAGATGGTCCCGAAGAACCTGGCCTTCTCGGTGCCGGAGCGGGCCGTGCTGATCCTCGCGCCTCCTCTCGTGCTGGTGTCGAAGATCTTCATGCCCGTGATCTGGGTGCTCAACGCCGCGGCGAACGGCGTGCTCCGACTCTTCCGGGTCGAGCCGAAGAACGAGGCCGCATCGACGTTCACTCTCGACGAGGTCGCGACGATCGTCGATCAGTCGAGGCGCGAGGGTGTGCTCACGGACACCGCCGGAACCGTCGCCGCCGCCGTCGAATTCACCGACAAGAAGGCTCGCGACGTGGCCGTGCCGCTGAGTGATCTGGTCACGCTGCCGCTGACCACCACGCCGGACGACATCGAGAAGGCAGTGGCCCGATACGGCTTCTCGCGCTACGTGATCGTCGATGACGAGGGGGTGCCGGTCGGCTACGTCCACCTCAAGGACATCCTGCGGGCGGCGGACGGCCCCGACGCCGACGCCAAGCTCGTCGAGCCGCTGCCGTCGAAGCGGATCAACCACATGGTTCCTGTGCAGGAGGACACGGACCTGGAGGATGCGCTCGCCGTCATGCGGCGCGCGGGACGACACCTCGCGAAGGTGCGCGACGCGCAGGGCCGCACGACCGCCGTCCTGTTCCTCGAGGACATCCTCGAGGAACTCGTCGGAGAGGTGCAGGACGCGACGCGTCGCATCCGCGGGCACTGA
- a CDS encoding NADH:flavin oxidoreductase/NADH oxidase: MSILFSPLSIRSVTFRNRLWVSPMCMYSAIDGVVQEWHHTHLAQFASGGAGLIVAEAAGVVPEGRISPQDVGLWNDEQRDAWTPIVSAIHARGAKAGIQLAHAGRKASTWWPWAEHQGSVPQSEGGWTTTAPSAIAYEGFAEPVALDADGIEAIVTGFASAARRAIEAGFDVLEIHGAHGYLLHQFLSPLSNLRDDDYGGSLENRARLLLRVVEAVREAAGEGVPLFVRISATDHADGGFTPDEAATVGAWATDRGADLIDVSSGGLVAHQQISVFPGYQVPLAETVRQGGRIPVSAVGLITAAEQAEQVLSEGAADAIFAGREWLRDPHFALRAAHELGDDIAWPPQYERAHWR; this comes from the coding sequence GTGAGCATCCTCTTCTCCCCTCTCAGCATCCGATCCGTCACCTTCCGCAACCGTCTCTGGGTGTCCCCCATGTGCATGTACAGCGCGATCGACGGCGTCGTGCAGGAATGGCACCACACGCACCTCGCCCAGTTCGCCTCGGGCGGCGCCGGGCTCATCGTGGCCGAGGCGGCCGGTGTCGTGCCGGAGGGACGCATCTCGCCGCAGGACGTCGGGCTCTGGAACGACGAGCAGCGCGACGCCTGGACGCCGATCGTGTCCGCGATCCATGCGCGCGGCGCGAAGGCCGGCATCCAGCTCGCCCACGCAGGTCGCAAGGCCTCGACCTGGTGGCCGTGGGCCGAGCACCAGGGCTCGGTGCCGCAGTCAGAGGGCGGCTGGACCACGACCGCCCCCTCCGCGATCGCCTACGAGGGCTTCGCAGAGCCCGTCGCGCTCGACGCCGACGGGATCGAGGCGATCGTGACCGGGTTCGCCTCCGCCGCGCGCCGGGCGATCGAGGCCGGCTTCGACGTGCTCGAGATCCACGGCGCGCACGGCTACCTGCTGCACCAGTTCCTGTCGCCGCTGTCCAACCTGCGCGACGACGACTACGGCGGCTCGCTCGAGAACCGGGCTCGGCTCCTCCTCCGCGTGGTCGAGGCGGTGCGCGAGGCCGCGGGCGAGGGCGTGCCGCTGTTCGTGCGCATCTCCGCGACCGACCACGCCGACGGCGGCTTCACCCCCGACGAAGCCGCGACCGTCGGGGCGTGGGCCACCGACCGCGGTGCCGACCTCATCGACGTGTCCAGCGGCGGCCTGGTCGCTCATCAGCAGATCAGCGTCTTCCCCGGGTATCAGGTGCCGCTCGCCGAGACCGTCCGTCAGGGCGGGCGCATCCCGGTCTCCGCGGTCGGACTGATCACCGCCGCCGAGCAGGCCGAGCAGGTGCTCTCCGAGGGTGCGGCCGACGCGATCTTCGCCGGCCGCGAGTGGTTGCGCGACCCCCACTTCGCGCTCCGCGCCGCCCATGAGCTCGGCGACGACATCGCCTGGCCGCCGCAGTACGAGCGCGCGCACTGGCGCTGA
- a CDS encoding NAD(P)H-hydrate dehydratase: MPDAREWSREDTARLVRVPGPEDDKYSRGVVGLRTGSPAYPGAAVLGVEAAWRSGAGFVRYIGEGRAADAVIARRPETVVSAHAAGARVGVWVIGSGTDAASRSPEAEQELRALLDGSVPVVVDAGALDLTPGRRAPLLLTPHGGEFARLARQLGAEPGDDRTVGARRVAQELGATVLLKGARTLIADPDGTLITVDAGTGWLATAGTGDVLGGVLGALLAANSGTDASIAEIAAAGAWLHGHAGRLASGIGADGGAHGHPIVALDVAEALPRAIVDVLA; this comes from the coding sequence ATGCCCGATGCGCGCGAGTGGTCCCGAGAAGACACGGCACGTCTGGTGCGGGTGCCGGGGCCGGAGGACGACAAGTACTCCCGCGGTGTCGTCGGTCTCCGCACGGGGTCGCCGGCCTATCCCGGCGCGGCCGTGCTCGGGGTCGAGGCCGCCTGGCGCTCCGGTGCCGGCTTCGTGCGCTACATCGGCGAGGGACGCGCGGCGGATGCCGTGATCGCCCGCCGCCCCGAGACGGTGGTGAGCGCGCACGCGGCCGGAGCGCGGGTGGGCGTCTGGGTGATCGGATCGGGGACGGATGCCGCGAGTCGCAGCCCCGAGGCGGAGCAGGAGCTGCGTGCGCTGCTCGACGGGTCGGTGCCCGTGGTCGTCGACGCCGGCGCTCTCGACCTCACGCCCGGACGGCGCGCACCGCTGCTCCTGACCCCCCACGGCGGGGAATTCGCCCGTCTCGCACGCCAGCTCGGCGCGGAACCGGGCGACGACCGTACCGTCGGCGCCCGCCGGGTCGCGCAGGAACTCGGCGCGACCGTTCTGCTCAAGGGCGCGCGCACGCTCATCGCCGATCCGGACGGAACGCTGATCACCGTCGACGCGGGCACGGGGTGGTTGGCGACGGCCGGCACCGGCGACGTGCTCGGTGGGGTGCTCGGCGCCCTCCTCGCCGCGAACTCGGGCACCGACGCGTCGATCGCCGAGATCGCGGCGGCGGGCGCGTGGCTCCACGGCCATGCCGGTCGACTCGCGTCCGGCATCGGGGCGGACGGCGGTGCGCACGGGCATCCGATCGTCGCGCTGGATGTGGCGGAGGCGCTGCCGCGCGCGATCGTGGACGTCCTCGCGTGA